The segment TccaaaaatttaaaccatTTTCCATATTTAGTAGTACTCTCTACATTTTTATAGAGTTTTGTTTAGTTCTATAAGTCAAAAAAGCTTGTAAATCATGACGATCACATTAAGACGTCGATCGTATTAAGATAATTGCTTGTCttaatcatttgtttttaaataatatacgctAAATAGTAAATGACTTTTAAATACAcaacagaattttaaaatgttaattgacTAAATAgatgatgatatatttataaaaaaaatggatttaaatgagtaaattttgagtagaaataaaataggtacatttattaaataggaAAAGGTAAAGTTACTTATCGTAAAACTAGCGTCTGTAAGTAATTCGCTTATGTTTGTTCTCAAATGCAAATTCGGCAACGCAATGAGTTACAAACtaatactttttgtatttaagtaGCTTCAGTATTGGAACGCATTGAATGTACTGTCAATTATAATGATAGACATTTATGTACATAAGTCTGTCAAACTAACAtagtatgtagttaaaattataattctattatattttaaatccaattaatcATCTGGTATCAACTGTTGCACAGAACTCGTATTGCTAttgataaatatcaaaaaaaaaaaacatctcttatatctgatttaatattaaaatcttacaatcattattaaaataaggaaCGTGACTTTCAAACTTACTAAAAGATGGtaaaattgttacaattttaataaactttgatACAACACaacataaatatcaataaactaatattcatATCCACTGCAGCTGAGAGATTCCTTTGCTCCTGGGGTCTCTCATCCTTACTGCCCACATGATCTTTCCATCGAGCTCTCTCTTCGTTAGAACCAAACAATTTCCCAAATTTGTATTCTGCACACTGCACCGTAACCATGGGAGGGATTCCTAGGAAGATCAAGCGGGAGCTTTTCCTCTTCAAGGAGCTGGCCCCTCGCATCTCCTCTAACTCTCTTCCATTTATATACCACCGTATCTCCGTCTCTGGATCTCCTCGACAGTACGCCTGCATGTCGTCTCCTTCGCCGAACTCCTCATCGAGCCCCTCGAGTAATGGCTTTCTGTGCTCATGTCCGTGAACTTCCATATAGGCCGTTCGAGTAGCAAATTTATAAGGTGGCACATCCCTCTCGATGTCACACCTGTACAACCCTGTCGCCTCCTCTGTGAGTGAGCCGAGTTTCAACCTGCACGCCGTCGGTCCACAAATTATAAGCTCGACTCTCCCGACTCCTAGAACTGGGAATGATCTCGTGCTGGGAGCTGCGCCCGGTCTGTATCTGAAGAATTCGTTAGGCCCTTTGAACCAGTTGAGTAATGTAAAGTTAGCGTCATATCTGCACTCGATCTCAACTTCTTCCTGTCCCGGAGCTATGACTTCCGGCACTATGAGGTGTGTGATGTTGAACGGTCGTGCTTGTGCCAGGCTCGTCAGTAGGAACAGCGCTGTAACCAGCATGTTTTCGGGCCGCGCGCGCGCACGACACTGCTCCCTCGCCTGACGCGTTCTTAATTAAACAGTTTATTAAACTCCGACACTTAACCGTCAAACGTTCCCGCTGGATTAAGGGGGATATTTTCTCATTTCTAATTGATAGACAATCTTGTAATTAGATTTTCGTTGGGGTTCTATACTATGGGTGGCTGTTTTTTGTACAATTAGTAACGCAGTCATTAGTACGCatcataaagtaaaaaatattatttttattaagtttaatgaaCGATGGTGTGTGTAAcgttttgtaatgtttttgaatttttaattataatcgtattcaaaaattaaaatagttctaTGCTACGTATTTCAAGAGAATCTCCGTTTTGTTGAcgttgttttgtaaaatattcaatttaatactaaatacatatatagttttttaagacAGTACGATAAAAAAGGGTTAAAGGTGACGCTCCTCGTGAAAATTACGCGCTAAATGTGTCATCAATTTTAAGCGAGCTAGATTGATATAATCCGCCGTCTCACTGTATACAAGTGGAGAGATGGCTCCAGCCATATTTGGAAACATTTTGAATGTcgggtacaataaaaaaacaagtaatGACATATGTTTTTTGGAATAGCAATGCCTTTTTATAATTGGAATGTTAATTAGTGACGTGATGGATGTTAATTCAGAtcctaatattaatattaagtgtcAAGTTACCGatattttcaaactttttCGAATTGTATATGCTTGATCATGAAACCATAGTTCACACTAGTAGGCACTGAgtgatttaatttgtttggCATTGCACCAATCTCATCCTAATATGATAGTCCTTTGTTGgtgttattacatatttttaacattaatcgTCGTTGAAATGACCATTTAACTAATATTCAAATGGaaaacaagaataaaaattcatcGACACAAGCAGGGTTCGAACTCGCAACCTCCAGAAAATCGAAAGGTATAAAGTAGCTGCAACATCTTCTTCCTGAGGTTCCAGATTTGAATGTGACGAATTTTCAGTTTTGTATTTTCCACAtgaattttgattaaacttcttatttaaatgttaaaaaccgTTAAATATCCACCAAAACGTAATAGATACGGACACGGTTTTTCTGCTTGATCGCATATGAATATGGCACATCACTAATATTAATGTGTAGGAAGTATTTTGAGTGACTATGAGACTatgagatttaattattaaatcagaCACTTCTATCGAAAGCAGTGAAGGAAATGAAACAAAGCAGTACAAAGGTCATTAAGGGCCGATCCTCGATATAAAGCCGTTTACAATTCGTTCTCGGTTCAATCtcggtttgataaaatattcatcatcatcatcatcatcatcatcatcagcctattggtgcccactgctgagctAAGGCCTCTTCTcccatggagaaggttagagcattaatcaccacgcttgctcaagacgggttgccgatttcaatcttataatttgaaattataagaccaggtttcctcacgatgttttccttcaccgtccgtcagtgg is part of the Danaus plexippus chromosome 11, MEX_DaPlex, whole genome shotgun sequence genome and harbors:
- the LOC116765621 gene encoding uncharacterized protein LOC116765621 gives rise to the protein MLVTALFLLTSLAQARPFNITHLIVPEVIAPGQEEVEIECRYDANFTLLNWFKGPNEFFRYRPGAAPSTRSFPVLGVGRVELIICGPTACRLKLGSLTEEATGLYRCDIERDVPPYKFATRTAYMEVHGHEHRKPLLEGLDEEFGEGDDMQAYCRGDPETEIRWYINGRELEEMRGASSLKRKSSRLIFLGIPPMVTVQCAEYKFGKLFGSNEERARWKDHVGSKDERPQEQRNLSAAVDMNISLLIFMLCCIKVY